From a single Sus scrofa isolate TJ Tabasco breed Duroc chromosome 13, Sscrofa11.1, whole genome shotgun sequence genomic region:
- the TRIM42 gene encoding LOW QUALITY PROTEIN: tripartite motif-containing protein 42 (The sequence of the model RefSeq protein was modified relative to this genomic sequence to represent the inferred CDS: inserted 1 base in 1 codon): protein METAMCVCSPCCTWQRCCPRLCSCLCCKFLFTSERNCTCFPCPYXDERNCQCCHCTCSENPNCHWCCCSWANDPNCKCCCTTSGNLQCHYYESRCCRNATITFHKGRLRSIRTSSKTALRIGSSDTQVDEVKSMPPNSNLVSHLSCPICNRLRLHSFMLPCHHSLCEKCLRHLQKHAEVTENFFILICPVCNRSHCMPYSQKMQLPENYLRGRLTKRYMQQHGYLKWRFDRSSGPIVCQVCRSQRIAYKRCITCRLNLCNECLKTFHSDVAMQDHVFVDTSTEDQDEKICIHHPSSRIIEYCRTDNELLCTFCKTSFHNGHDTVSLIDACSERAAALFSAIAKFKAVRYEIDNDLMEFNILKNSFKADKEVKRKEIRTGFLKLRSILQEKEKAIMEQIENLEVARQKEIEKYVYVTTMKVNEMDGLIAYSKEALKETGQVAFLQSAKILVDQIEDGIQSTFRPDPQLRLHSLTCMSLDFAELSSAIHELFPTGPKKVCSSGDSLPSPYPLHSEMMIARKVTFSTHSFGNQQIYQRSSSLLSFSGPSCEKTKGGLEVYGRAQSAAPAKPTDGLYTYWSAGVENQPVQNSSSFHNWYSFSDGSVKTPGPIIIYQTLVYPRAAKVYWTCPTEDVDSFEMEFYELVNSPPNNVRTELCGQIRDIMQQSLELHNLTPNTEYLFKVRAINDNGPGQWSDICKVVTPDGRGKNRAKWGLLKNIQTALQKRF, encoded by the exons ATGGAGACTGCCATGTGTGTCTGCTCTCCATGCTGTACATGGCAGAGATGTTGTCCCCGGCTATGCTCGTGTCTGTGCTGCAAGTTCCTCTTCACCTCGGAGCGGAACTGCACCTGCTTTCCCTGCCCCT AAGACGAGCGGAACTGCCAGTGCTGCCACTGCACCTGTTCCGAGAACCCCAACTGCCACTGGTGCTGCTGCTCCTGGGCCAATGACCCCAACTGTAAGTGCTGCTGCACAACCAGCGGCAACCTCCAGTGCCACTACTATGAGAGCCGCTGCTGCCGCAATGCCACCATCACGTTCCACAAGGGCCGCCTCAGGAGCATCCGTACCTC CTCCAAGACTGCCCTGCGCATTGGCAGCAGCGACACGCAGGTGGATGAGGTGAAGTCGATGCCCCCGAACAGCAACCTGGTCAGCCACCTGTCGTGCCCCATCTGCAACCGGCTGCGCCTGCACTCTTTCATGCTGCCCTGCCACCACAGCCTATGCGAGAAGTGCCTGCGGCACCTGCAGAAGCACGCCGAGGTCACCGAGAACTTCTTCATCCTCATCTGCCCCGTGTGCAACCGCTCTCACTGCATGCCCTACAGCCAGAAGATGCAGCTGCCCGAGAACTACCTGCGCGGCCGCCTCACCAAGCGCTACATGCAGCAGCACGGCTACCTCAAGTGGCGCTTTGACCGCTCCAGTGGGCCCATCGTCTGCCAGGTCTGCCGCAGCCAGCGCATCGCCTACAAGCGCTGCATCACCTGCCGCCTCAACCTGTGCAACGAATGCCTCAAGACCTTCCACTCGGACGTGGCCATGCAGGACCACGTGTTCGTAGACACCAGCACCGAAGACCAGGATGAGAAGATCTGCATCCACCACCCATCCAGCCGGATCATCGAGTATTGCCGGACCGACAACGAGTTGCTCTGCACCTTCTGCAAGACCTCCTTCCACAATGGCCACGACACTGTCAGCCTCATCGATGCCTGCTCAGAGAGGGCTGCTGCACTCTTCAGCGCCATCGCCAAATTCAAAGCAG TCCGATATGAGATTGATAATGACCTCATggaattcaacattttaaaaaacagctttaaaGCCGACAAGGAGGTAAAGCGAAAGGAGATCAGAACTGGATTTCTCAAGCTACGCAGCATTctccaggagaaagagaaagccatCATGGAGCAGATAGAGAATCTAGAAGTGGCCAGGCAGAAGGAGATAGAAAAATATGTGTACGTCACCACCATGAAAGTGAACGAAATGGATGGCCTGATTGCCTACTCCAAGGAAGCGCTGAAGGAGACAGGGCAGGTGGCGTTCCTACAGTCGGCCAAAATTCTGGTGGACCAGATTGAGGACGGCATCCAGAGCACCTTCAGGCCCGACCCACAACTTCGGCTACACTCTTTGACCTGCATGTCCTTGGACTTTGCTGAGCTCTCCAGCGCCATCCATGAGCTCTTCCCCACAGGTCCCAAGAAGGTGTGCTCCTCAGGGGACTCCCTGCCGTCCCCCTATCCCCTGCACTCAGAAATGATGATTGCCAGGAAGGTCACTTTCAGCACCCACAGCTTCGGCAACCAGCAGATATACCAGCGAAGCTCCTCCTTGCTGTCCTTCAGTGGCCCCAGCTGTGAGAAGACCAAGGGGGGTCTGGAGGTCTATGGACGAGCCCAGTCAGCCGCACCTGCCAAGCCCACAGACGGCCTCTACACATACTGGAGTGCGGGAGTAGAAAACCAGCCTGTCCAGAACAGCAGCAGTTTCCACAACTGGTACTCATTCAGTGATGGCTCTGTGAAGACTCCAGGCCCCATCATTATCTACCAGACTCTGGTATATCCGAGAGCTGCCAAG GTTTACTGGACATGCCCAACAGAAGACGTGGATTCTTTTGAGATGGAATTCTACGAACTTGTCAATTCCCCTCCTAACAACGTGCGGACAGAGCTCTGTGGACAAATTCGAGACATAATGCAGCAGAGCCTGGAGCTGCACAACTTGACCCCCAACACTGAGTATCTGTTCAAAGTGAGAGCCATCAACGATAACGGTCCTGGGCAATGGAGCGACATCTGCAAG